From the Procambarus clarkii isolate CNS0578487 unplaced genomic scaffold, FALCON_Pclarkii_2.0 HiC_scaffold_600, whole genome shotgun sequence genome, one window contains:
- the LOC138361678 gene encoding gastrula zinc finger protein XlCGF67.1-like: MKTHQCPQCPKVFTGASHVKRHMLVHSGEKTHQCPECGKRFRTRGHVKTHMLVHSRDKPHECPECGKDLCNDIFKIGFSSPFRNEKQPFELRNSSLADTKKMFDQKAKGHTAKMAANPFSGSFKNQVSTKLSRDDPNYG; the protein is encoded by the exons atgaagactcaccagtgtccacagtgtccgaaggtattcaccggTGCTTCACatgtgaagcgtcacatgttagtgcattcaggtgagaaaactcaccagtgtccagagtgtgggaagagattccgtaCGCGtggacatgtgaagactcacatgttagtgcattcaagggacaagcctcacgagtgtccagagtgtg gcaAGGATTTATGTAATGATATTTTCAAAATTGGATTTAGTTCTCCATTTAGAAACGAGAAA CAGCCATTCGAACTGCGGAACTCCAGCTTAGCCGACACCAAGAAAATGTTTGACCAGAAAGCGAAAGGACACACAGCCAAGATGGCCGCCAACCCGTTCAGTGGGAGCTTCAAGAATCAGGTTTCTACTAAACTGTCCCGTGATGACCCCAACTACGGCAA